A region from the Vicia villosa cultivar HV-30 ecotype Madison, WI linkage group LG3, Vvil1.0, whole genome shotgun sequence genome encodes:
- the LOC131657678 gene encoding uncharacterized protein LOC131657678 codes for MGLGWNVDVKCGVHNHGLPDRLEGHVFVGRLNTYEKQHVVDLTKRHVLPRHILISLKERDPENVTRITQVYKHKSVIEKEIRSPRSEIQYLLKLIEDANVYWSRKRDDSEVVRDIFSAYPD; via the coding sequence ATGGGTCTGGGATGGAATGTTGATGTAAAatgtggagttcataatcatggATTACCTGATAGATTAGAAGGCCATGTCTTTGTTGGTAGGTTGAACACATATGAGAAACAGCATGTTGTTGATTTGACAAAGAGACATGTTCTACCTAGACACATCTTGATCTCGTTGAAAGAGCGAGATCCTGAGAATGTCACTCGAATCACACAAGTATATAAGCACAAGAGTGTAATAGAAAAAGAGATTAGAAGTCCAAGAAGTGAAATACAATATTTGCTTAAGCTTATAGAGGATGCAAACGTTTACTGGagtagaaaaagagatgactctgaagttgtgagagatattttttcGGCTTATCCAGATTAG